A single Scleropages formosus chromosome 4, fSclFor1.1, whole genome shotgun sequence DNA region contains:
- the LOC108934218 gene encoding probable E3 ubiquitin-protein ligase MID2, with protein sequence MDTLESELTCPICLELFEDPLLLPCAHSLCFSCAHRILVSHCSTNEPIESISAFQCPTCRYIIPLNHRGLEGLKRNVTLQNIIDRFQKASLNNPNILSQNRQGRPHHSRQGSPARVMSLERISCQFCEQDPPNEAVKTCITCEVSYCDRCLRATHPNKKPFTGHRLVDPLPDAHLRGLTCPEHENEKVSMYCSVDSQLICPLCKLVGRHREHQVSSLNEQFDKLKGFEVSPGRLSDVAIMEASKTSIAQTLENNLTNLIKRNEELENQMAKLIQICQQVEMNTAMHEAKLMDECDELVEIIRQRKQVITVKIKESKVMKLRKLAQQIANCRQCLERSSALITQAEQSLKENDHARFLQTARNIAEKVAMATASSQILIPDVNLNDAFDTFALDFSREKKILEGLDYLTAPSPPSIREELCTASHDTITAHWSSEDEFSVSSYELQYAIYTNQTNFINLYSSEDSWMIVPNIKQNHYTIHGLQSGTRYVLIVKAINQAGSRSSEPVRLKTNSQPFKLDPKMAHKKLRLSNDFLAMEKEESSLKKSHTPERFSSTSSYGVAGNVFIDSGCHYWEVLLGACTWYAVGIAYKSAPKNEWSGKNSSSWVFSRCNNNFMVRHNGKDMLVEASLQLRRLGVLLNYDNNALSFYDAMNSQHLHTFEISYLLPVVPTFMIWNKSLMILSGLPVPDFADSSEGEVCISREHESPYTPGRKSCH encoded by the exons ATGGATACACTGGAGTCTGAGCTGACCTGTCCGATTTGCCTGGAGTTGTTTGAGGATCCCTTgctcctgccttgtgcccaCAGCTTATGCTTCAGTTGCGCACACCGTATCTTGGTGTCACACTGCTCCACCAACGAGCCCATTGAGTCCATCTCTGCCTTCCAGTGTCCCACCTGCCGCTACATAATTCCACTTAATCACCGTGGCCTGGAAGGGCTCAAGCGGAATGTGACACTGCAGAATATCATTGATCGATTCCAGAAGGCATCTCTAAACAACCCTAACATTCTTAGTCAAAATCGACAGGGGCGCCCACACCACAGCAGGCAGGGCAGCCCAGCCAGAGTCATGTCCTTGGAACGGATTAGCTGCCAGTTCTGTGAGCAGGACCCACCTAATGAGGCCGTCAAGACTTGTATCACCTGTGAAGTGTCATACTGTGACCGCTGTCTGCGTGCCACGCACCCCAATAAGAAGCCATTCACGGGTCATCGCCTGGTGGATCCTTTACCTGATGCACACTTGAGAGGCCTTACTTGTCCAGAGCACGAAAATGAGAAAGTCAGCATGTACTGCTCCGTGGACAGCCAGCTTATCTGCCCTTTGTGTAAGCTTGTGGGACGCCACCGGGAGCATCAGGTCTCTTCCTTGAATGAACAATTCGACAAGCTCAAG GGTTTTGAAGTGAGCCCTGGCAGACTATCTGACGTGGCTATCATGGAAGCATCAAAGACAAGTATTGCG CAAACTTTGGAAAACAACCTTACAAACCTTATTAAGAGGAATGAAGAGTTGGAGAATCAAATGGCCAAACTCATTCAAATTTGCCAACAGGTGGAG ATGAACACGGCTATGCATGAGGCCAAGTTGATGGATGAGTGCGATGAGCTGGTGGAGATCATACGCCAAAGGAAGCAAGTCATCACTGTCAAGATTAAGGAGTCCAAG GTGATGAAGCTGCGCAAGTTGGCCCAGCAGATAGCCAACTGTCGGCAGTGCCTGGAGCGCTCCAGCGCCCTCATCACGCAGGCAGAGCAGAGCCTGAAGGAGAACGATCATGCCCGCTTCCTGCAGACTGCAAGGAATATAGCTGAGAA GGTTGCTATGGCTACAGCATCGTCGCAGATTTTGATCCCAGATGTGAATCTGAACGATGCCTTTGACACATTTGCCCTGGATTTCTCCCGTGAAAAGAAGATCCTAGAGGGACTAGATTACCTAACAG CTCCAAGCCCGCCCAGCATCCGCGAAGAGCTCTGCACTGCTTCCCACGACACAATTACAGCCCACTGGAGCTCAGAAGATGAGTTCAGCGTCTCCTCCTATGAACTGCAATATGCCATCtacaccaaccaaaccaacttCATCA ATCTCTACAGCTCAGAGGACAGCTGGATGATTGTCCCGAACATCAAGCAGAACCACTACACAATCCACGGGCTGCAGAGCGGAACCCGCTATGTCCTCATTGTAAAGGCTATCAATCAGGCAGGCAGCCGTAGCAGTGAACCGGTGCGGCTCAAGACCAACA GTCAGCCATTCAAGTTGGATCCCAAGATGGCCCACAAGAAGTTACGTCTGTCCAATGACTTTCTGGCCATGGAGAAGGAGGAAAGCTCGTTGAAGAAGAGCCACACACCAGAGCGGTTCAGCAGCACGAGCTCCTATGGGGTGGCGGGAAATGTGTTCATCGACAGCGGCTGCCACTACTGGGAGGTGCTGCTGGGAGCATGTACTTG GTATGCTGTGGGAATTGCATACAAGTCAGCTCCAAAAAACGAATGGAGCGGAAAAAATTCCTCATCATGGGTGTTCAGCCGCTGCAACAACAACTTCATGGTGCGGCACAATGGCAAGGACATGCTGGTGGAGGCCAGCCTGCAACTTAGGCGCCTGGGTGTGCTGCTAAACTACGACAACAATGCGCTCTCCTTCTACGACGCCATGAATTCCCAACACCTGCACACCTTCGAAATTTCGTACCTGCTGCCAGTGGTTCCCACCTTCATGATCTGGAATAAGTCTTTGATGATCCTATCCGGCTTGCCCGTGCCGGACTTTGCAGACAGCTCAGAGGGAGAAGTGTGCATTAGCCGGGAACATGAGTCACCTTACACACCCGGGAGGAAGAGCTGCCACTGA